A region of the Rhodothermales bacterium genome:
ACGGCTTTGTCAACTACGCCATGTCGATCGACGGCGTCCGTGTAGCCGTCATGTTTCTCGAGACGGCCCGTGGCATCAAAATAAGCTTTAGGTCCCACAGCGACGCACACGTCCACGAGTGGGCGCGTTCGCTCGGCGGAGGCGGTCACCGGAATGCGTCGGGAGCTTTTATCGATCGCCGCTCGCTGGAGGACGTGATCGTCGAGACGATCAGCCGGGCGCCGCGGTACATCGACGTGCCCGACGAGACCGCGGACGGAAAAGCCAGCCTTAGCGAGGACGATGCTTCGTATCTCACCTCCCTCCAAGCCAGTAAGTCGTACAGACACCGTTGATGAAAGTATCGGTCACCACGATTCCCTTTAGTGAACTGGATGTAGACCTGCTCCTCGTGCCGGTCTCGAAAGACGATTTTACGGAGTCGGTCGCGGCTCTGAAGGCGGCGTTCGGCGAGTCGGTCAGCCGCGCCCTGTGCGATTTTGACGGCGAGTTGTCGAAAAGTGTCGTGTTGTATCCGGAGAAGGCTCGCGCCCGCCGGCTGGCCATGATCGGCCTGGGCGACAAAACCGCCGCCGACACCGAAATCATCCGCCAGATGGCCGCCGAAGGCGCCGCGATGGCGATCGCCCGTCAGGCGGAAACGGTGGCCTTTGTGATCCCCAACGCCGGCCTGGACCCCGAAACGACCAGCCAGGCGCTCGTCGAGGGCTTTGTGCTCGGCTCCTACCGCTACGAACATTATAAGACGCAGGAAGAGGAGAAGACCCGCGAGATCCAGCGGCTCGTGCTCCATGTCAGCGACGCCGAAAAAACCTGCCGGCTGGGCGCCGAGCGCGGCCGCGTCATCGCGGAATGTGTGATCACCGCGCGCGACCTGATCAACCTCTCCCCCGACGAAAAAACCGCTACCGCCCTCGCCCGCGCCGCCGAAAAATCCGCCAAGAAGTTTGGATATGGCGCCTGGGTGTGGGACAAGGTGCTCATCGAAGAAGAAAAGATGGGTGGCCTGCTCGCGGTCAACAAAGGGAGTGTGGAGCCGCCCACCTTTACCGTCCTCACCTGGGAGCCCGAAAACCCCGTCAACCAGCGCCCGATCGTGCTCGTGGGGAAGGGGGTCGTGTTTGACACCGGCGGCCTGTCGCTCAAGCCGACAAAGGATTCGATGGACTACATGAAGTCCGACATGAGCGGCGCCGCCGCCGTGATCGGCACCTTCGAGGCGGTGGCGAGGCTGGATCTCCCCGTGCACCTGATCGGCCTCATTCCGGCGACCGACAACCGCCCGGGCCTGCAGGCTTACGTGCCAGGCGAGGTCGTCCGTATGCACTCCGGCGCGACTGTCGAGGTGCTCAACACGGACGCCGAGGGCCGCATGCTGCTCGCGGACGCGCTTTCCTACGCCAGAACGTACAAGCCCGAACTCGTGATCGACATCGCCACGCTGACGGGCGCGGCCGTGATCTCGCTCGGGAAAGACGTCGCGGCGGTGATGACCAACGAGGGGGAGGGCGCGCAGACGCGGATCGAGATGATGGAGGAAGCCGGCCAGCGGAGCGGCGACCGCGTGCATCGGATGCCGATGTATGCGGATTTTAAACGGGCGCTCAAAAGCGACGTGGCGGACCTTAAGAACGTCGGCGGCCGGGAGGCGAGCTCGATCACGGCTGCGAAATTCCTGGAGCATTTTGTCGACTACCCCTGGATTCATCTGGATATCGCCGGCCCGGCCTTTTTGCACGAGGCGAAGCCCTACCGCCCTCGCGGCGGCACCGGTTTCGGCGTTCGGCTGCTGGTGGATTTCCTCCGCACGCTGGCCAGCCCGAAGAAACGACGTTGAGTGAACGACGCTTATTACCTGGATCACCTGCGCCGAATGCGGCGCATGAACGATAGATGTTGACATGGAACGTCCACGGATAGCCGTGACCATGGGGGATCCCAACGGGATCGGACCAGAAGTGGTCCTGAAAACCCTGATGGACTCGCGCATATTGAAGTATATCGACCCGATCGTGGTAGGTTCGATAGCCGTCATGCGGCGCTACGCCAGGCTCGTGCCGATGCTACCCGAACAGATCCGCGAGGTGAGCGATCTCGACGATACCTCGCCGGCCCAGGCCGGCATCCGGGTGTACGACGCCTTCGGCGGTCATGAGCCGGTGATCCAGCTCGGTGAGATCACCGAAGCCGGCGGCCGCGCCTCCATGCGAGCCGTAGAAGCGGCCGTCGATCTCTGCCTCGGCGGCCAGGTGCAGGCGATGGTGACCGCCCCGATCTCGAAAGAGGCGATTGCGATGGCCGGCTATACGAACCGTGGCCACACCGAGTTTATCGTCCAGAAAACGGGGGTGAGCGGGCATACGATGATGATGGTGGCCGACCAACTCCGCGTGGGCCTCCTCACCGAACACGTGCCCCTCGCCGAGGTGCCGGCGATGGTCACCGTCGCCGCCATCGGGGATAAACTGCGCCTCATGACCTCCAGCTTGATCCGCGACTTTGGCGTCGAACGCCCGCGGATTGCCGTGCTGGGCCTGAATCCGCACGCCGGCGACGGCGGGCTGCTGGGCCGTGAAGAGATGGAAACCATCCTACCGGCCATCGAGGCCGCTTGCGAAGAAGGGGTCCACGCCTTCGGCCCGTTTCCGGCCGACGGCTTCTTCGCCATCGGCATGTATCGCAATTACGACGGCGTCCTGGCCATGTATCACGATCAGGGGCTAATCCCGTTTAAGACCCTGGCCTTCAGCACCGGTGTCAACTACACCGCCGGCCTGCCGATCATCCGGACTTCGCCGGATCACGGGACGGCGTTTAATATAGCCGGGAAGGGGGAAGCCGACCCCGGAAGCATGCGCAGCGCGGTATTTCTGGCGCTGGATATCGTCCGCCGGCGCATGCGCGCCGCCACGTAAATCGTTCACGGCCCAGGGCGGGAATCGGCGATTTTCCGGGCCGGCGTATCTGACGTGTCGAATCTACCCGTACATTCTCTTTATATCCTCCAACCCGGAACACACGCTTCTCCCCATGCACACGCCGGATCTCGTCGAAGTTGCCCCGTATAGCGCCATAGCCCGGGGATACGATCTCATCATGGAGCATGTGTCGTACGAATACTGGGCCGCCTTCACGGACAAGGTCCTCCACGAATTCCATCCGACGCCGCGGCGGATTCTTGAGCTGGGGTGTGGGACCGGGACGTTCGCCGTGGCGCTTCAGCCGTTGCGAGACTACGATTATGTCGGCACCGACCGGTCCGCCGAGATGATCGAACAGGCCCGCGTCAAGGCCGAGGAAGCCGAGGTGCCGGCGCGTTTTGAGGTACAGGACTTCACGCGTTTCCAGTGCGACGAACCCTTCGATGCGGCCGTGTTGCTGTACGACGGGCTCAACTACGCACTGGACGCCGCGTCGCTCGAGGCGTTGTTTGCCTGCACCTTTGATGCACTCAAACCAGGGGGACTGTTTTTCTTCGATCAGAGCACGCCGGCGAATTCGATCAACAACGAGGCGTTTTTTGAGGACGAAGGGGACGACGACGATTTTTCGTACGTTCGCGGAAGCCACTATGACCGCGAGACCCGGCTACACACTACGACCTTCGAAGTGTATGTCGACGAGCGCGCCTACTTCGAGCGCCATGTACAGCGGGCCTATACAATCGACGAAGTCCGCGCGCCGGTGCTCAAGGCCGGCTTCGAAATTGTCACCACGTTCGACGGATTCACCTCGCAGGCCGCCACGGAGATATCGGAACGGGTGCACTGGATCGTCCGTCGGCCGGCCTGAAATATCGGCGAGGCGCCTCTACGATCGTGTGCATCGTTGCATGTGATGCTTGATAGTTCGAAACTTACGCCCCTTGAGCGCCATTAGCGCTCTTTTACGACGCCAATCCCGGGTTTAATGTGATCGAGTTCAAAAACGTATCTGTCGCGTACGAATTGCCGAACGGGTTACGGCGTTCGGTGCTGGAAAATGTCTCCCTCCGGGTGGATCAGGGTGAGCTGGTGTATCTCATCGGGCAGACCGGCAGCGGGAAGAGCACCCTGCTGCGGATGTTGTACATGGATCTGCTGCCCGATCAGGGGGTGACACGCGTCGGAGACTACCGATCGGACACCATCAAGGAGAAGGACATCCCCTATCTGCGTCGCTCGCTCGGGGTGATCTACCAGGATTTTCAGCTCCTGCCGGACCGCACCGTATACGATAACGTCGCCTTCGCCCTGCACGTGACGGGGAAAAGCGGCAACATCGTCCGATCACGCGCCATGGCGGTTCTTGCCCGCGTCGGCCTCTCCCACAAAAGCAAACGCTTCCCCCACGAGATCTCCGGCGGCGAACAGCAGCGCGTGTCCGTGGCGCGCGCCCTCGTCAACGAGCCCTGGATCCTCCTGGCCGACGAGCCCACCGGTAACCTCGACCCCCGCGTGGCCGACGAAATCCACAAGCTGCTCCTCAGCCTGAATCAGCAGGGCATGACCGTGCTGATGGCTACTCACGACTACCGGCTCGTCAAAAAATACCCCTCGCGCACGCTCGCTCTG
Encoded here:
- a CDS encoding leucyl aminopeptidase, whose protein sequence is MKVSVTTIPFSELDVDLLLVPVSKDDFTESVAALKAAFGESVSRALCDFDGELSKSVVLYPEKARARRLAMIGLGDKTAADTEIIRQMAAEGAAMAIARQAETVAFVIPNAGLDPETTSQALVEGFVLGSYRYEHYKTQEEEKTREIQRLVLHVSDAEKTCRLGAERGRVIAECVITARDLINLSPDEKTATALARAAEKSAKKFGYGAWVWDKVLIEEEKMGGLLAVNKGSVEPPTFTVLTWEPENPVNQRPIVLVGKGVVFDTGGLSLKPTKDSMDYMKSDMSGAAAVIGTFEAVARLDLPVHLIGLIPATDNRPGLQAYVPGEVVRMHSGATVEVLNTDAEGRMLLADALSYARTYKPELVIDIATLTGAAVISLGKDVAAVMTNEGEGAQTRIEMMEEAGQRSGDRVHRMPMYADFKRALKSDVADLKNVGGREASSITAAKFLEHFVDYPWIHLDIAGPAFLHEAKPYRPRGGTGFGVRLLVDFLRTLASPKKRR
- the pdxA gene encoding 4-hydroxythreonine-4-phosphate dehydrogenase PdxA, whose translation is MERPRIAVTMGDPNGIGPEVVLKTLMDSRILKYIDPIVVGSIAVMRRYARLVPMLPEQIREVSDLDDTSPAQAGIRVYDAFGGHEPVIQLGEITEAGGRASMRAVEAAVDLCLGGQVQAMVTAPISKEAIAMAGYTNRGHTEFIVQKTGVSGHTMMMVADQLRVGLLTEHVPLAEVPAMVTVAAIGDKLRLMTSSLIRDFGVERPRIAVLGLNPHAGDGGLLGREEMETILPAIEAACEEGVHAFGPFPADGFFAIGMYRNYDGVLAMYHDQGLIPFKTLAFSTGVNYTAGLPIIRTSPDHGTAFNIAGKGEADPGSMRSAVFLALDIVRRRMRAAT
- a CDS encoding class I SAM-dependent methyltransferase — its product is MHTPDLVEVAPYSAIARGYDLIMEHVSYEYWAAFTDKVLHEFHPTPRRILELGCGTGTFAVALQPLRDYDYVGTDRSAEMIEQARVKAEEAEVPARFEVQDFTRFQCDEPFDAAVLLYDGLNYALDAASLEALFACTFDALKPGGLFFFDQSTPANSINNEAFFEDEGDDDDFSYVRGSHYDRETRLHTTTFEVYVDERAYFERHVQRAYTIDEVRAPVLKAGFEIVTTFDGFTSQAATEISERVHWIVRRPA
- a CDS encoding ATP-binding cassette domain-containing protein, with product MIEFKNVSVAYELPNGLRRSVLENVSLRVDQGELVYLIGQTGSGKSTLLRMLYMDLLPDQGVTRVGDYRSDTIKEKDIPYLRRSLGVIYQDFQLLPDRTVYDNVAFALHVTGKSGNIVRSRAMAVLARVGLSHKSKRFPHEISGGEQQRVSVARALVNEPWILLADEPTGNLDPRVADEIHKLLLSLNQQGMTVLMATHDYRLVKKYPSRTLALMNQQVVEVHPQSL